A window from Culex pipiens pallens isolate TS chromosome 3, TS_CPP_V2, whole genome shotgun sequence encodes these proteins:
- the LOC120421744 gene encoding uncharacterized protein LOC120421744: MTPKLGDAPLMNVPWRALICFQSRACSIMFVSIVFGRCLIEKVLVKSRVFVKKTSGVCPTRSWTNLPGDRTGTALGWRNFFIFGDFFYQARRLLRTLPAGFAQDGRFVWRRKSLGAYSTEDCAS; the protein is encoded by the exons ATGACACCTAAACTGGGCGACGCTCCCCTAATGAACGTACCATGGCGAGCTCTCATTTGTTTTCAATCGCGCGCGTGTTCGATCATGTTTGTGTCGATCGTGTTTGGCCGCTGTTTAATTGAAAAAGTGTTAGTGAAATCGCGTGTGTTCGTGAAAAAGACATCCGGCGTTTGTCCAACACGGTCTTGGACAAATTTGCCGGGTGACCGAACCGGAACGGCTCTGGGATGGCGGAACTTTTTCATATTTGG GGACTTCTTCTACCAGGCCCGGCGCCTGCTGCGGACACTTCCGGCCGGATTTGCTCAGGATGGTCGTTTCGTCTGGAGGCGAAAATCGTTAG